Below is a genomic region from Rosa chinensis cultivar Old Blush chromosome 5, RchiOBHm-V2, whole genome shotgun sequence.
CATCTCATCAAATGATGTACAATGATGGAAAGCAGAAAAGAAACACCGTAATATGGCAAAGACGTACCTCACCACGACCAGTACAATAGGCTGCACCTTGAGAGAAAAAGAAGGGAACATCTGAACCAATCTCACTCGACCATTCTTGGAGCTCCTTCTCAGTGGCAAGACAACCATTAAACTGATTTGCTGCCCATAGCGCAGTTGCAGCATTGCTGCTTCCACCACCAAGTCCTGCtcctgtaggcactttcttatcAAGATGaatctgccaaaaaaaaaaaaaaaaaatcaaaccaacATAAATGTGAAGTTATTTACAGCACCCTATTCTTCAACTTCAAAGAGctctcaaaataaataaaaaattccgAATCACCTAGGCATCACTTCATACCCAAAAGAAATTGTCGCTACCAGTCTTCTTCCTGTAGAGATTAAGGGCCTTGATAATCTGCAACAAAAGAGGTTCCCAATCATAATGGTAGCAACAATAGGAGCAAACATGCGGAATGGCAGACTTCCCTTACCAAATTCCTATCATCAAGGGGAACCCCTGACACATTGGTCGACAAACGATCTTTGGATTTTGAGGGTGACAAAGAGAACTTAATCACATCTCCAAGGCTTATGACCTAGAGGCGGCACAAATAGTCAAAATGCTGAGAGAAGATTCAGTTACATGAAAAAAATACAACCGAACAAATGAAAAGGATTGCTGGAGTAATGAACTCACATGAAAGAGAGATGCCAAGTCATGAAACCCATCTTCTCTTTTGTTAGTTATTCTCAAGAAAACATTAATCTGCAAAAGATAGATAGATATTCAATACAAATCGCCAGatagagtgagtgagtgagtgagtgagggAGTGACCTTGCAAGGCGAGAACAGTGACAGCCTTGAAAGCGGCGGAGCCTCATTTTCCACCTTATCTGCCAACTTGTTTATCCTTTCATCAGGATCGTATACTATCTACTAGTCACCAACCAACCCAGAAATATAAGCACTTCAATTCATACACAAAAATTGAAACCCCGACCAGAACTGAGAGAATACAAGTTACCTCTACTTGTTTTCTGTTGGCAGAAACCATGACGCTGACATTTCTCGACTTTGAGTTGAAATATGAGGACGACCCATGTGTACGTAGCGAATGCACTCTGCGGTTTTCGAACAAATTGGGACAAGGCTGCAAGATTGGATTATGGCCGAGAAACTGAGATAAAGCCATAGGAACCCCCAGTGCAGCCAGCATAAGAAATAGAATTTTGGTTATTACAAGTCTCAACCAACAACAGGGGAATCAAATTTCTGCACGCATTTTGTTATTCTTCTTTGTCCCTTTTTAGCATACTTGCCAATCCGGCAAATGGTCTTCAAATCAAATACCCATGTTTATACGACAATTCACACTTTATgtgattttcttaaattttatcttttaataAAAAGTTTATATTAAGGGGTTGACATATTTGATCACCCACACGTGTGATGTGCCTGATTCTCGAGAAGAAAGCTTCAGAAGCTCCGCACTCCGATAAAGGATCCTTATGCATTTTACATCCTTGACATTTACGCCTTAAATCAATTGTGTTAATgcatttctaatttcatcacatACACACTTGTGTTCTCtaatttaatcaattttatCTAAACATTAGCTTTTTCGTCAAGTATTTTGTAAATTAAAAGCGTGACTCTAATGGACTTCTGATAGGATGATGATTTATTAACGTGTAATGCATAATTATAACATAAGTTATAAgaatttcaaaacataaaaaattaaggaTTAGATAAGATTGGTTGGTAAGTGCAAGGGACCCATGATGAAGGTAGAAGTGCATGTGCACAAGTGATTCATGGTATAAATAATTTAGGGTAATAATTTTCCCCAACACGGTTAGTAGATTCGTGTATTAAATGCAAATAATACGCTAATACATCATATTTTatgagaaaacaaataaaacaaaaagaaaaaagttggagTTGAAAAGTCTATAATTGAAGAGTAGAGCAGTGATAATCGATCCTCTTCTCTGCTACTTCTGCACCCAAGTCCAAGAGAGAAGCAATGTCGAGCCCACAAAGCCATTTGGAGAATAATTTGGCTTTTAGAATAGAGAAAAATacacaaacagtacccgaacttaagCCCATTATAAACATTAGTACCCGATTATTCAAAACTATAAATTTGGTATCTAGAGTTTCTAACCTGGCCCACCTTTCATACACACCATCATGGATGAAGTTATGTAGCCAGCCACGTGGCTTATTTTGAGGGTTAATTTTGTCCCATACCTCAACTGTGTCTGACTTGCtcgaacattttttttttcattttccattGGTGTCTATATCTTCTTCTACTGGCAGTCCCAAAACAATAGCAGGTTCAATTCTCACTCATTCGATACCAAAAACCTAGACTACAAAACAAGAATTCAAACCAAAAAACAGAATATTAGCCGAATTAACCACATCTACATCAACATTTTCCATGGTAACAAACCCAAATCCACAAGATTGTCTTTTCCATGGGTCGACCACAAGATAGAGGACCAAAATTTTATTATAATCTTGAGTGATGTATGCACATAATTGGGTTTAAAGGGGCTTGCCTTCTTCTAAAAACTAAATGAGCAACCATTCCCATTCAAGGAACTTGACGAACATAGATGTCGAAAAGAACCTGACCAAGAACTCCATGGGCATTTATATCCTAGACAGGTGAATTTAACCTTGGGGAAGGAGATGGGGACCTGTATCATTTTGGGGAAGGAGAAGGGGGGGAGGTACCTTAACCTTCTGGGGTATGACATTGTAGCAATTGACGGCAGAGACAATACTTCAGAACTGAAATTGAATCACtaatctctctcactctctctgatTTTCTCTCCTCACTGTTCTGTAATCTCTATTTCTCAGAGAATGGTTGAGATAGATGATAATTATGGAGtggaagaaaaaggaaattgaGTTGAGACAGACGAAACTACCCTAACAAAGAGGTGACATCCATTAGATAATCGGAGAGGAAAGAGGCGATGAGGGGAGGAAGAAGCAATCTGCGACTTTACTTTGGTAGAGGAGATAGATAAGGTGTAATGACCCAATTACCTATTAGGTTTTGTCGTGTGACTTGCTATTCAACGCTGTTATGGACGGGGTGTACGATTATTGGGTTGGGCTTAAAACTCTGGGTTCTAAAGCTATAGTTTTGAATAGACGGGTACTAATGTTTAGAATGTgcctaagttcgggtactgtttgtatatttttctttttagaatAAGAATAACGTCATAAATAATATCTCAATCTTAAACCATTCGACACTTTGATACctcaatttttataaatatcACTACGGTATCTCAAATTATTTTTACCAATTAACTTTCATACTTGTCATCAACAAAAGAGTTaagtaaaagagaaaattttaaCAACAGGCCCCAACAAATGGCCCACTCAGAAGTTCGGTACGTtatcttttaaaaaaatcaaaacggTTCATGACTTTTAAAACCTAACACACTTTTAGTATATGACGTTAATAACACAATTAACCTTATGCAATTATTCATTTTTCAAAGGGTAATTTAGTAtttctccctccctctctctctctctcactcagacCCAGAACAAGAAcaaccaagaaaagaaaacccaCAAGGCTCTAAAGCTTTGAATACTAGAAAAAACATAACAAGGACTGCAATACCTCTCCCAAATCTCACTagccccctctctctctcctcttctaatct
It encodes:
- the LOC112167935 gene encoding 4-diphosphocytidyl-2-C-methyl-D-erythritol kinase, chloroplastic; the protein is MLAALGVPMALSQFLGHNPILQPCPNLFENRRVHSLRTHGSSSYFNSKSRNVSVMVSANRKQVEIVYDPDERINKLADKVENEAPPLSRLSLFSPCKINVFLRITNKREDGFHDLASLFHVISLGDVIKFSLSPSKSKDRLSTNVSGVPLDDRNLIIKALNLYRKKTGSDNFFWIHLDKKVPTGAGLGGGSSNAATALWAANQFNGCLATEKELQEWSSEIGSDVPFFFSQGAAYCTGRGEVVQNIPPPVPFDIPMVLIKPQQACSTAEVYKRLQLDTTSSVDPLKLLERISVNGISQDVCINDLEPPAFQVLPSLKRLKQRVLAASRGQYDAVFMSGSGSTIVGIGSPDPPQFVYDDNEYKDVFLSEANFLTREENHWYREPSSRSASGPSSDFSQSIP